Proteins co-encoded in one Acidobacteriota bacterium genomic window:
- the ppk1 gene encoding polyphosphate kinase 1 — protein sequence MSADRNTATVAARSRKKTQPRKTVKASVDEAESRFLNRDESWLKFNQRVLEEAEDPANPLMERVKFLAITASNLDEFFEIRIAGTLQRIEDGYNQPQPLDEGGLTPQQRLDRLSEQLVRFVKAQYVCWNEHLLPAMSAEKIRVLCWEELSDAARDHALDFYSSEVDPLLTPVTIDPSHPFPRVLNKALCLALLLKRKRRLNGSKTAPASLGVVTIPRALPRLIALPSDEGRTDFIMLHELIESQVERMFRGYEVLSRAPFRVTRNSNLYMQEEESRSVLESVRTELHNRRKGDAVRLEIESSATDEIVERLRVNFELDPWQVFKTDGPVNLSRLMNMYSEVKRPALKYPPFSGSELKLNKKSKDIFDELRTRDIMLHHPFDSYTTVEGFIEAGAEDPNVISMKQTLYRTSKDSPIFRALIEAAQSKDVTVVVELMARFDEDSNIRWARELEDAGVGVFHGIFGLKTHCKLALLVRRDPDGVVRRYAHLGTGNYNPVTARFYTDISLLTSNRDLTLGVQRVFNYLTAETDSESYGPLLVAPLTLADRLVGLIDREAEHARAGRPASIIAKMNGLLDRRTIEALYAASQAGVEIDLIVRGMCSLRPGIKGLSERIRVRSIVGRFLEHSRIFSFANSGDEEIYCGSADWMPRNLVERCEVVFPVAEPELKKRLRDEILKSYLKDNVKARLLQSDGEYIRAPRTGAPFSTQDYLMEKAMDTLTK from the coding sequence ATGAGTGCCGACAGAAACACGGCAACCGTTGCCGCACGCAGCAGAAAGAAAACCCAGCCCCGGAAGACTGTCAAAGCTTCTGTGGACGAAGCCGAAAGCCGTTTTCTGAACCGCGACGAATCCTGGCTGAAGTTCAATCAGAGAGTTCTCGAAGAGGCTGAAGACCCGGCGAATCCACTGATGGAGCGGGTAAAGTTTCTCGCCATTACCGCAAGCAATCTCGATGAGTTTTTCGAGATTCGCATTGCCGGAACTTTGCAGCGTATCGAGGATGGCTACAATCAGCCACAACCCCTCGATGAAGGTGGACTGACGCCACAGCAGCGGCTTGACCGCCTGAGCGAGCAATTGGTGCGCTTTGTCAAAGCACAGTATGTCTGCTGGAATGAACACCTGCTTCCAGCCATGTCTGCAGAGAAAATTCGCGTACTGTGCTGGGAGGAGCTAAGTGACGCAGCACGCGACCACGCGTTGGATTTCTACTCGTCTGAGGTCGACCCGCTGCTGACTCCGGTGACGATCGATCCCTCGCACCCCTTTCCCCGCGTGCTGAACAAAGCGCTGTGCCTGGCGTTGCTGCTGAAGCGCAAGCGCAGGCTAAATGGCTCCAAAACAGCGCCCGCTTCGCTTGGAGTCGTGACGATTCCCCGGGCGCTGCCGCGTCTGATCGCTCTGCCGAGCGATGAAGGCCGGACTGACTTCATCATGCTGCACGAGCTGATCGAATCGCAGGTGGAGAGAATGTTTCGCGGCTATGAGGTGCTCTCGCGCGCACCCTTCCGGGTCACACGCAATAGCAATCTTTATATGCAGGAGGAGGAGTCGCGGTCCGTACTGGAGAGCGTACGCACTGAGCTGCACAACCGCCGCAAAGGCGATGCCGTACGGCTCGAGATTGAAAGCTCCGCGACCGATGAGATCGTCGAACGGCTGCGGGTGAACTTCGAGCTTGATCCCTGGCAAGTCTTTAAGACCGACGGCCCCGTCAACCTCTCGCGGCTGATGAATATGTATTCCGAGGTCAAACGACCGGCGCTGAAGTATCCCCCTTTCTCCGGCTCCGAGCTAAAACTCAACAAGAAGTCGAAGGACATCTTCGACGAGCTGCGCACAAGAGACATCATGCTTCACCATCCCTTCGATTCCTACACAACGGTTGAAGGATTTATCGAAGCGGGCGCGGAAGATCCAAATGTTATTTCGATGAAGCAGACGCTCTACCGCACCAGCAAGGACTCGCCGATCTTTCGCGCACTGATCGAAGCCGCACAGAGTAAAGATGTCACAGTAGTGGTCGAGTTGATGGCGCGTTTCGATGAAGACTCGAACATTCGGTGGGCGCGCGAGCTGGAAGACGCCGGGGTCGGCGTTTTCCACGGGATCTTTGGCCTCAAGACACACTGCAAACTTGCCTTGCTTGTCCGTCGCGACCCCGATGGAGTAGTACGCCGCTATGCTCACCTTGGGACCGGCAACTATAACCCCGTCACAGCGCGGTTCTACACCGACATCAGCCTGCTCACGTCGAATCGCGATCTGACACTGGGGGTCCAGCGGGTCTTCAATTACCTAACGGCAGAGACTGATTCAGAATCCTACGGTCCCCTGCTGGTCGCGCCGCTCACCCTCGCCGACCGGCTGGTTGGGTTGATCGATCGCGAGGCGGAGCATGCTCGGGCAGGAAGGCCCGCGTCCATCATCGCCAAGATGAATGGGCTGCTTGACCGGCGAACGATTGAGGCGCTCTATGCCGCCTCACAAGCCGGAGTTGAGATCGACCTGATCGTACGTGGCATGTGCTCTTTGCGTCCTGGAATCAAGGGCCTCAGCGAACGCATCCGCGTGCGCAGTATCGTTGGCAGATTTCTGGAACACAGCCGCATCTTCAGTTTCGCCAACAGCGGCGATGAGGAGATCTACTGTGGAAGCGCCGACTGGATGCCCCGCAACCTTGTAGAGCGTTGCGAGGTGGTCTTCCCCGTGGCGGAGCCGGAGCTCAAAAAGCGCCTCCGGGACGAGATACTGAAGTCGTACCTGAAGGACAATGTAAAGGCGCGCCTCCTACAATCTGATGGCGAGTACATCAGGGCTCCTCGAACAGGAGCTCCCTTCAGTACTCAGGATTACCTGATGGAAAAGGCGATGGATACCCTTACAAAGTAA
- a CDS encoding DUF885 domain-containing protein, with the protein MKHSPEYASALGDKRYNDQLSDYSVQEVNASLARGRVFLERLGEIDVTGLASQEVLSRDLMVRELTDEQEGARFKEWEMPVNQFSGFHTDLPRMVDDLSFETVKDYDDYIARLKKIPTVFSQNMTNMQLGMDEHRVPPAYLLEKVVAQTEALAVQKPADSPFARPLKKFPAAISTADQKRISNEVLEAIGTDVLPMYQRFAKFLKVQYVPAGRKDPGAWALPDGDAYYAFRVRQSTTTNKTPAEIHQIGLDEVKRDEAEMLVIVKKLGFADIKSFSAALKTNPKEHPASAEALLDAYKGYIAQMEPKLPGLFGTLPKAKLEVVPVPAFIAKDQAAAYYNPPSLDGKRPGRVYINTYNATERSLAPVETVAYHEGVPGHHLQIAISQELTGLPQFRKNSYYTAYTEGWGLYSERLGKEIGFFQDPYSDYGRLEGDIWRAIRLVVDTGVHSQHWTRQQMVDFFHDHSSIDETNVQAEVDRYIAWPGQALGYKMGQLKILELRKKAETALGPKFDLRAFHDVVLDSGALPLDVLEHQVDVWIAAQKK; encoded by the coding sequence ATGAAGCACTCGCCCGAGTATGCCTCGGCGCTCGGCGACAAGCGCTACAACGACCAACTCAGCGACTACTCCGTGCAGGAGGTGAACGCTTCGCTGGCTCGCGGGCGTGTGTTTCTGGAACGGCTGGGGGAGATCGACGTCACGGGCCTGGCCTCACAGGAGGTCCTGTCGCGCGACCTGATGGTGCGCGAGTTGACCGACGAGCAGGAGGGCGCCCGCTTCAAGGAGTGGGAGATGCCGGTGAACCAGTTCTCCGGCTTTCACACCGACCTGCCGCGCATGGTCGACGACCTCTCGTTCGAGACGGTCAAGGACTACGATGACTACATCGCGCGGCTGAAGAAGATTCCTACGGTCTTCTCGCAGAACATGACCAACATGCAGTTGGGCATGGACGAGCATCGCGTCCCCCCGGCCTATCTTCTGGAGAAGGTCGTCGCGCAGACCGAGGCGCTGGCGGTGCAGAAGCCGGCGGACAGCCCGTTTGCGCGTCCGCTGAAGAAGTTTCCGGCAGCCATCAGCACGGCCGACCAGAAGCGCATCTCCAACGAGGTGCTGGAGGCGATCGGGACCGATGTGCTGCCGATGTATCAGCGGTTCGCGAAGTTCCTGAAGGTGCAGTACGTGCCAGCCGGACGGAAGGACCCAGGCGCGTGGGCGCTGCCGGACGGCGATGCTTACTATGCTTTCCGCGTTCGCCAGAGCACGACGACGAACAAGACGCCTGCGGAGATTCACCAGATCGGCCTCGATGAGGTGAAGCGCGACGAGGCGGAGATGCTCGTGATCGTCAAGAAGCTCGGCTTCGCGGACATCAAGAGCTTCAGCGCGGCGTTGAAGACGAATCCAAAGGAGCATCCGGCTTCGGCCGAGGCGCTGCTGGACGCCTACAAGGGCTACATCGCGCAGATGGAGCCGAAGCTTCCGGGACTGTTTGGCACGCTGCCCAAGGCGAAGCTTGAGGTGGTGCCGGTGCCTGCGTTCATTGCGAAGGACCAGGCTGCGGCATATTACAACCCGCCAAGCCTCGATGGGAAGCGTCCCGGCCGCGTCTACATCAACACCTACAACGCGACCGAGCGGTCGCTTGCTCCGGTGGAGACGGTGGCGTATCACGAGGGCGTCCCGGGGCACCATCTGCAGATTGCGATCTCGCAGGAGCTGACGGGGCTTCCACAGTTCCGCAAGAACTCCTACTACACCGCGTACACCGAGGGATGGGGACTGTATAGCGAGCGGCTCGGCAAGGAGATCGGCTTCTTTCAGGACCCGTACAGCGACTACGGCCGGCTGGAGGGCGACATCTGGCGCGCAATTCGTCTCGTAGTCGACACGGGCGTACACTCGCAACACTGGACACGACAGCAGATGGTGGACTTCTTTCACGATCACTCGTCGATCGACGAGACGAACGTGCAGGCCGAGGTCGACCGCTACATCGCATGGCCGGGGCAGGCGCTTGGCTACAAGATGGGCCAGTTGAAGATCCTGGAGCTGCGGAAGAAGGCTGAGACGGCGCTGGGGCCGAAGTTCGACCTCAGGGCGTTTCACGATGTCGTGCTGGACTCGGGCGCACTGCCGCTGGACGTTCTGGAGCATCAGGTGGACGTCTGGATCGCGGCGCAGAAGAAATAG
- a CDS encoding Ig-like domain repeat protein has product MSISSRVVSRITVLAVLLMGASAQWLYGAQANRIKIAVDDGNRAPVGRTVSPRVRLATDLGEAPADTELSSVTIYFGLTDAQQSNLTQLLADQQNPSSPQYHKWLTPQQFGARFGISSSDMEKVKGWLQGKGLAITSVSPSMNYVTVSGSIGQVESAFKTQIHAFSENGERHIANVSDPELPAAIANIVAGVRGLNDFKLRGHAAVRPMITSPATGNHYLAPGDFFAIYNLGPLLSQSINGSGITIAVVGRTDISLSDVATFRSLSGLPTNPPQIVQATGYRAGTRSSGDLLESMLDVEWSGAVAPNATIKFVTVGNSSTTDVDDALIYAVSNNSSVAASIISISYGNCESLWGQASINTLNLTLQQANAQGITVVAASGDSGATDCDSGGLASQGLAVDFPSSSPFVTGTGGTMFSGDVGNSSQYWNSSNSSNGSNSYTGSAKSYIPESPWNETSSTTGLTAGGAGGGGASAFFAKPSWQTGMGVPNDAARDTPDISLTAAASHDPYIVCAQSSCVNGFTSSSGVYNVVGGTSAAAPSFAGMLALLEQKLGTGGLGNVNPMLYGILNSTYYNNVFHDITQGNNSVPCIQGTPNCSQGLPIGFTAAQGYDQATGLGSLDTTALLQYWSQVTPIGAVATTQSSTTTITTSNATCGLTSTNYAFSVTVASAGSSTSMPTGTVQLYADNGKVGSPVALSGGTATLTLDTTQLTSGAHNVSAVYSGDATFSSSKGALQTNTSNTGILTQIDVVSTSSPDFSITPCVATTSVATGSAASAVTLTITPTAGFTGNVNLTANVDTGTALGTSFSVKPVTITSSSGAVTTQFVLTATVPATSAAIQGQKSRSHRPQGMTPWYAAGSGVTLAGLLLIAVPRRRWMGTLFALMLSAVFMTASGCGSGNSGSSSSGSGGSGTTTTPAARGTYNVTITATGQAGTTTATRIHSIVLTYKVQ; this is encoded by the coding sequence ATGTCTATCAGCTCACGTGTCGTCTCTCGCATTACTGTCCTCGCTGTTTTGCTTATGGGGGCATCGGCTCAATGGCTCTATGGCGCTCAGGCCAATCGAATTAAAATTGCCGTGGACGATGGCAACCGCGCGCCGGTCGGCAGAACGGTTTCGCCCAGGGTGCGTCTTGCAACGGACTTAGGCGAAGCGCCGGCGGATACCGAGCTCTCTTCAGTGACGATTTATTTTGGTTTGACCGATGCTCAGCAAAGCAATCTGACCCAACTGCTTGCCGATCAGCAGAACCCCAGTTCGCCGCAGTATCACAAGTGGCTCACCCCGCAGCAATTCGGCGCACGGTTTGGTATCTCAAGCTCCGACATGGAGAAGGTGAAAGGGTGGCTCCAGGGGAAGGGGCTGGCCATAACTTCCGTTTCGCCGAGCATGAATTATGTGACGGTGAGCGGCTCAATCGGCCAGGTAGAGAGTGCCTTCAAAACGCAGATCCACGCCTTCTCGGAGAACGGTGAAAGGCATATCGCCAATGTGAGTGACCCGGAGCTTCCTGCGGCAATTGCGAATATCGTTGCGGGGGTGAGAGGCCTGAACGACTTCAAGCTGCGTGGTCACGCCGCGGTGCGACCAATGATTACCTCGCCTGCAACCGGAAACCATTACCTGGCCCCGGGCGATTTCTTCGCAATCTACAATTTAGGGCCGCTGCTTTCGCAGTCGATTAATGGAAGCGGCATTACGATCGCGGTTGTCGGGCGAACGGATATCAGCCTTAGCGACGTAGCAACATTCCGCTCACTGTCGGGGCTCCCTACGAACCCACCTCAGATCGTACAGGCGACCGGGTATCGGGCTGGAACGAGGTCTTCGGGTGATTTGCTTGAGTCAATGCTTGATGTTGAGTGGTCAGGCGCGGTAGCTCCTAATGCGACGATTAAATTTGTAACGGTAGGCAACAGCAGCACGACCGATGTCGACGACGCGTTGATCTATGCTGTCTCGAATAATTCGAGTGTCGCAGCTTCCATTATTTCGATCAGTTATGGCAACTGCGAATCGTTGTGGGGGCAGGCGAGCATCAATACCTTGAATCTGACGCTACAGCAGGCGAACGCCCAGGGAATAACGGTAGTTGCGGCGTCGGGAGATTCAGGAGCAACGGACTGCGATTCGGGCGGGCTTGCCAGCCAAGGTTTGGCAGTTGATTTTCCCTCCAGCTCGCCGTTTGTGACTGGCACCGGTGGAACGATGTTTAGCGGCGATGTCGGCAATTCAAGCCAGTATTGGAACTCCTCGAACTCTTCGAATGGGTCAAATAGCTATACCGGATCGGCCAAGAGCTATATACCTGAATCTCCGTGGAATGAGACCTCCAGCACCACAGGGCTGACGGCCGGCGGCGCTGGCGGCGGCGGAGCAAGCGCATTCTTCGCCAAGCCATCCTGGCAGACAGGTATGGGAGTGCCCAACGATGCGGCGCGCGACACGCCTGACATCTCGCTTACGGCTGCGGCGAGCCACGACCCCTATATCGTCTGCGCGCAAAGCTCCTGTGTGAATGGGTTCACGAGTTCGTCGGGTGTTTACAACGTTGTTGGCGGAACATCTGCTGCTGCACCGTCGTTTGCGGGTATGTTGGCCCTGTTGGAGCAGAAGCTGGGTACGGGAGGATTGGGGAACGTTAACCCGATGCTCTACGGCATCCTGAACAGTACCTACTACAACAATGTCTTCCATGACATCACGCAGGGAAACAACTCGGTTCCCTGCATACAGGGAACGCCAAACTGTTCGCAGGGACTGCCGATTGGCTTTACCGCAGCACAGGGGTATGACCAGGCAACCGGCCTGGGATCGCTTGATACGACAGCCTTGTTGCAGTATTGGTCGCAGGTAACTCCGATAGGGGCTGTTGCAACCACGCAGTCTTCAACAACCACCATCACAACGTCAAATGCAACCTGCGGTTTGACGTCGACGAATTACGCTTTCAGTGTGACGGTTGCGAGCGCGGGGTCCTCAACTTCGATGCCCACAGGGACGGTCCAGCTCTACGCCGATAACGGCAAAGTGGGAAGTCCTGTTGCACTCAGCGGCGGTACGGCGACGCTCACGCTCGATACAACGCAACTGACCTCGGGTGCGCATAATGTCAGCGCGGTCTACTCCGGCGATGCAACATTCTCCAGCTCAAAGGGAGCATTGCAGACGAATACCTCGAATACCGGGATCCTTACACAGATTGATGTCGTGTCGACGAGCTCACCGGACTTTTCGATCACGCCGTGCGTAGCGACAACGAGCGTTGCGACCGGCAGCGCGGCCTCTGCCGTGACGCTTACGATCACGCCGACGGCAGGCTTTACCGGGAACGTGAACCTTACCGCGAATGTCGATACCGGCACCGCGCTGGGCACTTCATTTTCCGTGAAGCCAGTGACGATTACTTCATCCTCTGGCGCGGTTACAACTCAGTTCGTGCTTACGGCAACGGTGCCGGCGACCTCAGCAGCCATTCAAGGGCAGAAATCGAGAAGCCACAGGCCGCAGGGCATGACCCCATGGTATGCGGCAGGGTCGGGTGTTACCCTCGCAGGTCTTCTACTGATTGCGGTTCCGCGCCGCCGATGGATGGGAACGCTGTTCGCGCTCATGTTGTCCGCAGTATTCATGACCGCAAGCGGATGCGGTAGTGGGAACTCCGGTTCGTCTTCCTCCGGCTCCGGGGGAAGCGGGACAACAACGACGCCAGCGGCCCGGGGAACGTACAACGTTACAATCACCGCGACTGGACAGGCTGGTACGACCACGGCGACCCGTATTCATAGCATCGTTCTTACATATAAGGTTCAGTAG
- the proC gene encoding pyrroline-5-carboxylate reductase, producing MSEETYEIVAPAPALPGVRVAILGTGKMGGILLQAFLKNNLLSQEQLFATVRHPDRAQALSVQFGVEVTTDNLAAAQQADVILLGVKPIQVPALIEEIKPALTPKKMLLSFAASVNTRSIEDAAGCELAAVRAMPNTPATLAAGITALCAGRFVSAEQMAIAQKIFHTVGRTVVVDEKHMDAVTGLSGSGPAFIYIIIEALAEAGVNVGLPRDVATLLAAQTTLGSARMVLETGYHPALLKDAVTTPAGCTVDGILELEEGGLRVTLIKAVKRATQRAKELASG from the coding sequence ATGAGCGAGGAAACGTACGAAATCGTTGCACCGGCCCCGGCGCTTCCGGGAGTCCGCGTCGCCATTCTCGGAACAGGCAAGATGGGCGGCATTTTGCTGCAAGCCTTCCTGAAGAACAATCTGCTGTCGCAGGAGCAGCTCTTTGCCACGGTGCGTCACCCTGATCGCGCGCAGGCGCTGTCGGTACAGTTCGGCGTCGAGGTGACGACGGACAACCTGGCCGCGGCGCAACAGGCGGACGTGATTCTGCTAGGCGTGAAGCCCATCCAGGTGCCCGCGCTGATCGAAGAGATCAAGCCCGCGCTGACGCCCAAGAAGATGCTGCTCTCCTTCGCCGCGTCGGTGAATACGCGCAGCATCGAAGACGCGGCGGGCTGCGAGCTTGCGGCGGTCCGCGCCATGCCCAATACGCCGGCGACGCTCGCGGCGGGAATCACGGCGCTGTGTGCGGGCCGGTTTGTCTCCGCCGAGCAGATGGCGATCGCGCAGAAGATCTTTCACACGGTCGGGCGCACGGTGGTGGTCGATGAGAAGCACATGGACGCGGTGACGGGACTTTCGGGCTCAGGGCCTGCATTCATCTACATCATCATCGAGGCGCTGGCAGAGGCGGGCGTCAACGTCGGCCTGCCGCGCGACGTGGCGACGCTGTTAGCGGCACAGACGACGCTGGGCTCCGCACGCATGGTACTCGAGACGGGCTATCACCCGGCTCTGCTGAAGGACGCCGTGACGACTCCCGCAGGCTGCACGGTCGACGGCATCCTCGAGCTGGAAGAGGGCGGGTTGCGCGTCACGCTCATCAAGGCGGTCAAGCGCGCCACTCAGCGGGCAAAGGAGCTCGCCAGCGGATAG
- a CDS encoding COX15/CtaA family protein: MAAIPAVPTKRPSGALKAFAWGVVGYNILVILWGAVVRATGSGAGCGDRWPLCNGDFFPHHPRLATIIEFAHRSMSGVATALIVALAVWAFRATSRGDRTRRSVLASVFFLVTEALLGAALVLGGYVEHNISTARVVMQSIHFTNTMLLLGALGLTAWWLSTAAQPERSLRHNRTQVWPAWIAVVTTMVVGATGAVAALADTLFPSPSLRAALEADFAATAPLLVRMRWMHPAAAIISLCCVLWIVVRVRSNLAWTVVGLLGLQLVLGVADVLLLAPTWMQILHLLGADLYWIALVALASELVWPQRNSEAIA; encoded by the coding sequence ATGGCGGCGATACCGGCGGTTCCGACGAAGCGTCCCTCAGGCGCGCTGAAGGCGTTTGCGTGGGGGGTGGTGGGCTACAACATCCTGGTGATCCTCTGGGGAGCAGTGGTACGTGCGACAGGTTCTGGCGCAGGGTGCGGCGACCGCTGGCCGCTTTGCAACGGAGACTTTTTTCCGCACCATCCACGGCTGGCCACCATCATCGAGTTTGCGCATCGCTCGATGAGCGGAGTCGCGACGGCGCTGATCGTGGCACTTGCCGTGTGGGCCTTCCGCGCTACCAGCCGCGGCGACAGGACGCGTCGGTCCGTGCTGGCCTCGGTATTTTTTCTGGTGACAGAAGCCCTGCTCGGAGCGGCGCTGGTACTCGGCGGATACGTCGAACACAACATCTCGACGGCGCGCGTGGTGATGCAGTCGATCCATTTCACGAACACGATGCTGCTGCTCGGCGCACTGGGGCTGACGGCGTGGTGGCTGAGCACCGCAGCACAGCCTGAACGTTCTCTGCGCCACAACAGGACGCAGGTGTGGCCGGCGTGGATCGCCGTGGTCACGACGATGGTCGTCGGTGCGACGGGAGCGGTTGCGGCGCTGGCCGACACACTGTTCCCTTCTCCATCGCTCAGGGCTGCACTGGAGGCGGACTTCGCGGCGACGGCTCCGCTGCTGGTGCGTATGCGGTGGATGCATCCGGCGGCAGCGATCATCAGCCTCTGCTGCGTGCTGTGGATCGTGGTGCGTGTTCGATCGAATCTGGCATGGACTGTAGTGGGACTGTTGGGGCTGCAACTGGTTCTGGGAGTCGCGGACGTGCTTCTGCTGGCACCGACGTGGATGCAGATACTGCACCTGCTCGGAGCGGACCTCTATTGGATCGCACTGGTCGCTCTGGCGTCGGAGTTGGTCTGGCCACAGCGAAACTCAGAAGCCATTGCCTGA